The sequence CCCTCCGAACTCGGAAAATATAGATATCACTTTTACCTCCACTAGCTCAaactaaaaaaatcaaaatggaagGACACGTTTAAATGGATAATCAGGCTGAAAAGACACCCCAATTGCCACAACCTCGCATATACGGAgatagagagaaagaaagagagaggaagaccTTGGTGTTGTTTGCTCTGTTGTATTTACGCAGGGCCACCTCCGCATGGTAGCGCGCAGCCTTTTGTTTTGCCGCGACTCTTCTTTCACGGCGAGCGTTCCTCACCTCCAGAGGTTTCCTCTGTTTCATTACAACTGGCCTTCCAATGGAATTCAGGTCACCACGATAAGTCGACTTCGGGAGTTCAGGGAAGGGGAACCGAAACCTCCAACCATGTTCCTTCATGTTGATACCTTCAGGAGTGCTCCTCTCCTTGGACATCCAACCAGCTCGACTCCTGGCTCATTATTGTGAACGGATTGTTATGCCATAAGAAAAGAACAAACCACATGCACTGTACCGTAATGCGTGAAACATGTAAGTGTGGCATTTATCCAGTTGCTTTTCTTTCATGATGAAGGTGCATGCAGAGTTCATGAAATGTGTTTACAAACTTGTCGAGTTTCTTTGGAATTAAAATTTGACATGATTAACCCAGTTGCTTTTCTTTATGGTGAAGGTACACCGTACATGCAAAGTTCTTGAAACATGATTAAAACTTGTTGAGTATGTTTGGAATCAAAATTTGAGATTATTAACCCAGTCGCTTTTCTTTATGGTGAAGGTACATGCAAAGTTCTTGAAACATGATTAAAACTAGTTGAGTATCATTGGAATCAAAATTTGACATGATGAACTGGAGAGCTGCCAGGTGTGGATACCAGATAGTAACAGCTGAATGGCAGAAACGGGCATTGAACATGACATACTACAATGAGAGCAAAACATGAGGTTGTGATATCGTCATTTTGGAACTAGTTGCTGAGTGTTTCAGCATAATTCTAAGGCGGTGATTGATGCAGTTTGCAGTGTAGAATGGTTTTGAGAAGGAACAAAATTCAGCTAACCATATGGGAACGGGAGGAATTATGTGAACCATTTTCCAGGAAAAACAGTTTGGAATATTAATAATAATAAAGGACCACTTAATACTGGGAACCACAGGATTGGGGGTATCAATCTTGCAATGACATTTCAGAATGCCAAAGGAAGATGCATACCTCCCTTTTGAAGCGGCGCATGAGACGGCAACTTGATGGTGGTGTTGCTTTGTCTGCTCTGCCTTGGCATTCAAATTCTCTTTAAACCTGAAACAGACATATGAGTTACATTTCAGAATGTCGAATGAACATGCACAGTGGTGTTGAACACAGAACAATCCAGAAAAAAGCTGAAGGTTTTAGTAGAGTTTAGATTTGCAAATGCTGCAAACCAGAGGATTTGGGTTGTTGATGTGCAATGACATTTCAGAATGCCAAATGAGGATGCACGGTAGTGTTGGGCAGAGCAACTAATTAAAATAGAAAAGGCGAATAGGTTAAGAGTTTTAATTACCTTGCATACCTCCCCTTTGAGGCGGCGCGTGAGACTGCAACCTGAGAATGATGATGCAAATTATCCTTGCACCTGAACCAGAAGAACATATGATTTAAGCAGAATTACAGTAAAAGTAAGCTGAGTCAAGTCGAATCGTCTAGTCGCCTGACTAGTTTGCCAACAATCAAAAGAATAGAGGGTAATTAAGTGGTTGTTTGGCGCATCGTCTACTGAGTACTGACCCAGAACAGAACATGGGGTTTATTCAGAACTAGGGTAAAAGGAATCGAGTCGTCTGCTTGCCTGACACAGCACACAATGCAGGATATGCAGGGTGTAGTTGGTTGGCAGTGGCACGCCATGAATTGGCTAGCTATTCTAGCAGGAACTGGCTGTGGCGCACCCCGCCGTGCTTGCCACGGCTAGGGTATGCTGGGACCGCGTGGGCGGCGGCGCCGGAGAAGGAGAGGACTGGGTAGAGAAAAACTGCAGAGCAGAAGACTTACGGATGATTGTCGGTGCGGTCCCTGTCGTCGTGGTCATCTGC comes from Triticum aestivum cultivar Chinese Spring chromosome 5B, IWGSC CS RefSeq v2.1, whole genome shotgun sequence and encodes:
- the LOC123115334 gene encoding uncharacterized protein, yielding MADDHDDRDRTDNHPCKDNLHHHSQVAVSRAASKGRYARFKENLNAKAEQTKQHHHQVAVSCAASKGRSRAGWMSKERSTPEGINMKEHGWRFRFPFPELPKSTYRGDLNSIGRPVVMKQRKPLEVRNARRERRVAAKQKAARYHAEVALRKYNRANNTKFELVEVKVISIFSEFGGAGAHYNFTAKQPEDQHSVDADSTKLFFSEVNLDFRSENDVIMSCIVGENDAGHCYGCENYQPVIHPSSQAYGGGSSTCIDYPYPDSESSDSD